From Phoenix dactylifera cultivar Barhee BC4 unplaced genomic scaffold, palm_55x_up_171113_PBpolish2nd_filt_p 000270F, whole genome shotgun sequence, a single genomic window includes:
- the LOC103698274 gene encoding tetraspanin-8-like, translated as MAVGHCFLGVLNFVAFLLSLSILVGGIGLSDCNNFVQHPVIAVAAILMAACLAATAAACFRAPRLFWLSFLSMLVLVLVLCGLVVFGFVLTGDDYSQWRQERLAGDKNWAETLSCVRRSPECRILQEEDPQSLDDFNDLSITHIQSGCCLPPTECGFVFQSVTVWTNPTNTTLNNTDCSTWKNDPSILCYDCQSCKAETVASIKYDWKEAARNTTIFLVYLIVIFSFGCYTLHQSAHPGWKGYS; from the exons ATGGCCGTCGGGCACTGCTTCTTGGGCGTTCTCAACTTCGtggccttcctcctctccctctcgatCCTCGTCGGCGGAATTGGCCTCTCCGACTGCAACAACTTCGTCCAGCACCCCGTCATCGCCGTCGCCGCCATCCTCATGGCCGCCTGCCTCGCCGCGACCGCCGCCGCCTGCTTCCGCGCCCCCCGCCTCTTCTggctctccttcctctccatgCTCGTCCTCGTCCTTGTTCTCTGCGGTCTCGTCGTCTTCGGCTTCGTCCTCACCGGCGACGACTACTCCCAGTGGCGCCAAGAAAGGCTCGCCGGCGACAAGAACTGGGCCGAGACCCTGAGCTGCGTCCGAAGGAGCCCCGAGTGCCGGATTTTGCAGGAGGAGGACCCGCAGAGCTTGGACGATTTCAACGATTTATCGATCACACACATTCAG TCTGGATGCTGCCTTCCACCCACAGAATGTGGATTCGTCTTCCAGAGTGTCACCGTCTGGACTAACCCAACCAACACCACTTTGAACAACACTGACTGCAGTACCTGGAAAAATGATCCTTCCATCCTCTGTTATGACTGTCAGTCTTGCAAGGCCGAAACTGTTGCGAGTATCAAGTATGACTGGAAGGAGGCAGCAAGGAACACCACCATTTTCCTCGTCTACCTCATtgtcatattttcttttggaTGCTACACCTTGCATCAGAGTGCTCACCCTGGATGGAAAGGATACTCTTAA